From Chaetodon trifascialis isolate fChaTrf1 chromosome 24, fChaTrf1.hap1, whole genome shotgun sequence:
ATACACTAGAATATGATCCATGAAGACTTCTACGCCTTCCAGTCACTCCAGAGTCTCCAGCATCTTCCGCTGGAAGATCTCTGGTGCACTTGTTATGCCGAAAGGTAATCTCTTAAAACAGTACCTCCCGAACGGAGTAATAAACATTGTCAACTTGCAGCTATCTGGATGCAGTGGAATTTGCCAGAATCCACTGGCAGCATCTGGGGAGGAAAACACTGTTGCACCGCTCAGCTCGGCTGTTATTATCAGACTCACAGAAGTATGGACTCACAAAAGCAGACGACAGACTGATACAGTTCAAAAGGTTTAAGCCAGGAAAAGGTCGGTACACAGGAAGGCAATCCAATAAGGCAGAGGTATCCAAAACAGCAGGTAGAAGAATGGTCAATGAACAAAGAGAGGGTCGAAACACACACTAGGAATACTGATATAAAGTACGCTGGAACTCTCACACGAAGGCAAAGAAGATCTGGcacaggaggaagggaagacatccatccatccatccatccatccatccatccatccatccatccatccatccatccatccatccatccatccatccatccatccatcttctataccgcatatccctttcggggttgtggggggtgctggagcctatcccagccgtcaacgggcgagaggcggggtacaccctggaccggttgccagtcgatgAAGGGAAAACACAGACTAAATAAACTAGGAGGGAGGTAGCACAGGTGAAGCACATTAGGGCAGGGCAGACAATCACAACGGcgggaaaaagaacaaagggaggaagcaAATGTAGAGACAACACAGGGGAAAATGagactatcaaaataaaacagaaaacaaaagaaaacagagacatgaCAGATCCTGACAGTTATCTCATCGGGGGTTGGCAGGATGTAGTGTTCCCTTTTAACTCACTTGGTCAGTTTTGTCAGATCAACACAGATCCTGGCTTTGACTGTGTTCTTTTTCAGAACTGGAACCATGGGTGCACACCACTCAGTGGGTTGTGTCACCTGCTCAATGACCCCATTGTTCTCCATCCTTTTCAGTTCCTCTTTTACTTTCCATAGCATGGGAAAAGGCACACGGCGTGCAGTGTGCACAGCATGTGGTACAGCATCGTCCCTTAGCTCGATTTTGACTGGTTCAGTTTTAAGTGTGCCATGCTCACCATATGCTTGCAGATGACAGGTGTTGGGTTTCACTTCATCTACTTGCCTCACCAGATTCTTCTTCACTGATAGAGTCCGACTGGGCAGATTGTTGACTCATTGTCCACGGACTACATAGGCTGTAAATGGGTAATGTTTCCCTTTGTGACTGACTGTTGCATTGAAATGGCCCAGACACAACAGCTCTCCTCCAGGGCTGTCCAAAGGGATATCAGGTGGTGCTAGTGTCCTCTcaggagtgagtgtgtgaaatgtgtcctCACTTATGACAGTGATGTCAGCTCCTGCGTCAATTTTGAATTCCATTGGGGTGAAATCCACCCGTAGCTGCACAGTCCACTGTTCACTCGTCTCGTTAGTGTCACACACTGAGCCCAGAAAATAAGAGGTCTGCTCAGTCCTCTCAGTCTGTCACCTCAttcactgacctgctgctgtgacataCTCTAGCCCAGTGTCCCATTTTATGACAGTTATGGCATGTGGCTTTCTCTGCAGGGCACTTCTCATCTCTGTTATGCTGTGTTTTCCCACAATGTCCACATCTCTTAAAATTTCCCCCCCATTTTTCTTTTGACGTATTTTGACTTGCCTTTACGTTTTTCCGTTTAATCCGCACCTCCTGTACTGAGCCGACAGTGTCTCCCTGCAGGCTCATTCGTGCTGTGACCTCCTCTGATTGTCTGACGGTCCATATTGTCTGCGCCAGCGTTAGGTCTGCCATTAGTTGCAGCTTGCGGGAGAGCTCTTTGTCCAGTATCCCGACGACAATACGGTCGCGGATATTCACCAAGCTCACAGTGCTCTAATAGATCGTACAGGGCTTGGATAAAACACTCAGCCCTTTCCCCTGGTCGCTGGACTCGCTGGAAAACATGCCCGTTTGTGGATAATATTCCTCCGCGGAAAGAAGTACTCGTCAAACTTCTTCACCACAACGGCAAAGTCATTGTGGTATCTGTCCTCAGTGAACGTGAATGACTTGTAAATGTTTTCTGCCTCATTGCCCATTGCATAAATTAGGCAGCTCACCTGCACTTCTCCGTCATCTTTGTTTAGTTTTGTAGCGAGTCTGTATCGCTCAAAGCGTTGTTTCCAGTCCGACCACTTTGTCGGCTTATTGAAGGGAAAGTTCGCTGGGGGTTAAACTTCGCCATTTAACGTTGTCCGTTGTCAGTGCTGGGTCGAAacacttctgacaccatgtAGAATGATCGAGGGAAGGCTTTTCTCAATTAAGTCGGCTTTATTGACAGCTCCGAACATCCAACTCACAGCgacaacacacagctgtgtcttGCATCCTTCGGGATCCTTCACACATCTCCCGCCAGCTACCGTAAAACGTCACTGTCGTAAAACTGCTGTGACTGTTAACATTACAGTACCACTGCCTTATTTAACCTTATATGACAGGtaacactgtatatatttagcactattttgttttgttttggctgtgacCCTTTTTGCCTGTACATCAGGTCTCTTTTtgttaataacaataaatttGTGGTTTATTATTGTACCCGGTTGTGGCTTAGAGCATTTGTTGATTTGGtgacaaagtttgttttttccactcttttatGTTGCATCCCTGCTCCCTAGACTGAGGCGTAACAAATACTATCATTGTGAAGCAGTGGGTGATGCTTTCAGGTAGGAATTTATTATGCAGGGTGCAGTGCTGTGAATATTACCCTCTGACTTGATggatggggtgtgtgtgtgtgtgtgtgtgtgtgtgtgtgtgtgtgtgtgtgtgtgtgtgtgtgagagagagagagagagagagagagagagagagagagagagagagagagagagagaggatgtttGTTGTTCACAGTCATTAGTATTAGTGTGTCAGCAGTTGAGTTGACTCCTGCAGAGGCAGCGTGCCTGCCACCTAGTGAGTGTCAAACTGCACTGCATGTTACCTGAAAGCAGGACAAACTGCTGCGCTTGCTGAGTGAGCTCTTTAGATCTGCAAAGATACCATtattttttggtcatttaaaCACgttttatgaataaaaaattATTACGGACTAAAATGCTGCTTCATGTATTTCTTCAAGGTACTCCAtattatgcatttattttgcatcATGCTTGgattgaaaacactttttcagatTGCTCTAGTATTAAATATAGGCTAGGATTTTTGGAGAAGTAAaatatttctgttaaaaaaaaatgtctgcttgTGAAGGCATTATAGACAgtatactgtatacagtatgttatACTTTGTATAAACGCTGTCATACATACTCCGATACAGTAGGTGGCAGAACGCAGTACCCTCTACGAAGGTTTGCGTTCCGTCCATAATCGAAGAAGAGCACGGGCCTTCACAGTCCACAGCTGGACATTGCCTTCCTTCTGTGGACAGTAATTTAGATTTAGTGGTTTAGTGGATTTTCAGAACAGCTATGGACATTGCACTATATCTAGGAGCTGCTTCTATCCTCGTCGTTCTGATTTTGTTTGCGTTGAAGGTGCGGAGGAAAACGCAGGAAGGTAAGGAGCCTGAGAGCTAACGTCAGAAACTGGTgagctaatgttaacatttaaCATAACGTTAATATTAAACACAACGTTAATATTTATCACGCAGTTGATTTAAGATAAGGTTTCCATATTAAAGTTTTCGGTAAGGTGTCATATTTTTGACATTATTGGAAATATATAAGAGAACAACGCCCTGTCAAGCTAGCAACTTTTCAGCTGTCTTTACTTTTGTTATGATGATGTCAGCAACGTAAGCATCTGTCTTAGCGGGCCACGTGAGCTGCCGATGAAGCCACATAAGAACACTAAAAACAAATTTATTGCAAACTACATTCAGAAGAAAAGCGTGTGGTCACGACTCAGGATGAGCAAAAGCTCAATAGAAAATATAAAAGGAAAAATAACTTTACATTAGACCTGATGAGGACATCTGTAGCCGGAACCTGTTTCATGTCAGGAACAAATAAATTGCTCCGTTTTTAATGACTGAAAGTTTTAACTGTTTCTAATTCTGTTACTGAACAATCGTATTGTGTAGACAGTAGTATGACATGTTATGTATCCTCTCCATGGTTAGCTGATGAGGAGCAGCGGAGGGATGTTATCCGGGTGGCGGGGCCCCCTCAGCGGGCAGCAGAGGAGCGAGGAGCCGGTATGCCTCGCAGAAGGAGGAACCTCGCTGCGGTGATGGCTAACCGACGGCCACAGCGGGAAGCTGCTGAAGATGGTCAGTTATGACTTGTACCTGTAATAAGCTGTTAATGTTCAGGATTGAAATAGTGATCTTATGATGAACATTCATATATAAAGTCTGTGTTCACTGTTTTATAACAAGCTTTTTCTCAGCTTGTCTTTGAGCTGCTTAAAGTAAACTGCTGTTAAGGATCAGTCTTCACTCAAAACACATGGAATAAGTAAATTATTATTCAAGTAAACCGAGTTAGAACTCATATCTCAGCATTCTATTCAGTGCATTTGGCAGACTTTTGAGGCCAACCTCAGAATGGGGCCAAACTAAGAACATCACTTGAAGAGTTAAACATTTAGTTTAATACTCAATCTTAACATCTAGGATACATGTATGATGCCAACAGACATGTAACAAGTGTGCTATCGATTTCAGAGGGGGAGCGCcgggatgaagaagaagaggtggagcagcagaacTTCCAGACAGCAGCAAAAGTTGGAGCcaagaaacagaagaagctggaggagaagcaggcTAAGAAAGCACAGAGAGAGGTGATAGGTCCATACTGCACATCATTTGAAGATGGCCTTGAGAATGCTGTCAGGAAAAGCGATAATGACGTTGACTTAAACCAGGCAGTTTGATTTTAAAACTCCTAaaacaggtggagctggaggagagagaggagaggaagaggatgcaagagctcagagagcaggagagacgtcaggaggaagagagagaacgACTGCTGGAACAGAAACAGGTCAAAACACACCTCTcaccagctgtttcctcctTGTGTATTCATACAAGGAGATACTGAGACTCTTTCGCTGGCGTTTATTCAGGAGGAGGACGAGCGCCGGGctaaagaggagcaggagaaacgtgaggaggaggagtactTGAGACTCAAAGCGTCCTTCATCATAGAGGaccagggagaggaggagcagctcacTGAGGACCAGGTCACAAAATAGCTGAGCTCATGTCATTTTAACGTTCAATTTCTTGATGAGATATTTGAAACATAAcaagtgtttgtgttcttcACTTTTAGTCACGCAACCTGCTGCAAGAATTCATTCAGTACATCGAGGTGAGACCTGACACACTCCGCACGCTCCGACCTGTGCTGAAGTATCTGAGTGCAGTGTTTTAagcagtgtctcctctgtcctgcagAGCTCTAAGGTAGTTCTCCTAGAGGACTTGGCTTCTCATTTTGGAATGAGGACACAGGATGCTATTAGCAGACTGCAGGACCTTTTGGCTGAAGGCTCCCTCACAGGTTAGTGTGACCAGGGACACAGGAGGAATCCAAACCCAGTCAGAAATTGGGAACTAGATGTGTTGCATGTCCGGAGGCAGGGACCATGGACTTTTCCAACAGCACTAAATTGTATTGCACGACTATGACAACAtgattaatataatattatgtTTGTTATTTCCCTAATTTATGTGCAcatcatttcagttcagtttgagaGACTTTACTGCGTTTTGCTTTCATTTACAGTCACACGAGTTCCTCTCTTCTGTGGCAAAGGGTCCTTCCTAAAATACACTGTGTCAGTCAGATTGTGGTGCTGCTTCACTCTCATTCACTGGCTCTTATGTTCCACTCTGGAGCAGCAGAGTCACATGCAACACGGTATTACTGGTCTGGTTCGGTATTTGGCTTCATATCAAAGTGCTTTGGAAATTGTTCTCATTGGCCCAAACCGTAATGGTTGCATGTCACAGAGACATGACGGAGCAAGACACAGCTGCATTTAGGGGacatcagcagcaacagaagCAAACAAATAACATGAAAGATCTATGAAAATGTTGCGCTGCAGCATTGACAAACTGTATTTAAATGCATCATGCTGGCTCCATTGTCATCACTTGATGATCTGGTTCTGTCAGTTTTCACTGTAAAGTTTGCACAACTTCAACAATTAACAGCAGTGTGTGGTGATTACAGTTTAATATTGACCATTGTGAAGTAGGGATCCTCAGTGCAT
This genomic window contains:
- the LOC139352008 gene encoding DDRGK domain-containing protein 1-like; translated protein: MDIALYLGAASILVVLILFALKVRRKTQEADEEQRRDVIRVAGPPQRAAEERGAGMPRRRRNLAAVMANRRPQREAAEDEGERRDEEEEVEQQNFQTAAKVGAKKQKKLEEKQAKKAQREVELEEREERKRMQELREQERRQEEERERLLEQKQEEDERRAKEEQEKREEEEYLRLKASFIIEDQGEEEQLTEDQSRNLLQEFIQYIESSKVVLLEDLASHFGMRTQDAISRLQDLLAEGSLTGVIDDRGKFISVTPEELDSVAQFIRQRGRVSITELAQASNSLINLMPESRSAA